From Hydractinia symbiolongicarpus strain clone_291-10 chromosome 12, HSymV2.1, whole genome shotgun sequence, one genomic window encodes:
- the LOC130621249 gene encoding uncharacterized protein LOC130621249, giving the protein MLRERCFAMDPNACFASTSPSSTLFAQQYNAERNPRKHQHGRVNSISCSYCKGSYNSKRCTVVTDVTARKQIIRAKNRCFNCLKSGHLVRNCNSKNTCFKCKGRHHISLCDAKGGEERNKNNNDGQVPHSQDDEQNQSSNVNVVGCHDSALLQTANAHLLNTDENSVVFSGCVLFDNCSQKSFITSNAKQRLKLKIIRSEILNVKVSGDNSEKPRKLDVIKVKIKNAHSNDYSVIEAYVMDMICSPLSNQRVDLAQTLLPNICLADNNASHNKQIDVVIGKFSEKKFFDGERYSVPLPWKQDHEQMPDNFQNSRNRLTSVFRRLKAKPELLQQYDDIIKQQKRDGIIEQVTEPPPPPGEVHYFPHHYVLKEDKSTTKVRIVYDGSSNSPPLNDCLEKGPSLLPLLMDILIRFGTYKVAINTPDLTLPMV; this is encoded by the exons ATGTTACGCGAGCGCTGTTTTGCGATGGACCCTAACGCATGTTTTGCTTCCACATCCCCTTCTTCGACTCTTTTTGCTCAGCAATATAACGCTGAAAGAAACCCTCGGAAACACCAGCATGGACGAGTCAACTCTATCTCCTGTTCTTATTGTAAGGGTTCCTATAATTCTAAGAGGTGTACCGTAGTTACAGACGTCACAGCAAGGAAGCAAATCATTCGTGCTAAAAACAGatgttttaattgtttaaaaTCCGGACATCTCGTTAGAAATTGCAACTCTAAAAACACGTGCTTTAAGTGCAAGGGAAGACATCATATCTCCCTCTGTGATGCTAAGGGTGGAGAAGAgcgaaacaaaaataacaacgatGGACAGGTTCCGCATTCTCAGGATGATGAACAAAATCAATCATCAAATGTGAACGTCGTTGGTTGCCATGACAGTGCACTGCTGCAAACAGCAAATGCGCACTTGTTAAATACTGACGAAAATtccgttgttttttctggttgcgTGCTCTTTGATAACTGTTCGCAAAAATCATTCATCACAAGTAACGCGAAACAacgattaaaattaaaaatcatccGCAGCGAGATTTTAAACGTAAAAGTGTCCGGCGACAACTCTGAAAAACCTCGAAAATTAGACGTCATAaaggttaaaattaaaaacgccCACTCTAACGATTATTCCGTAATCGAAGCGTATGTTATGGACATGATATGCTCACCTCTATCTAACCAAAGAGTCGATTTAGCGCAAACCCTTCTCCCAAACATTTGCCTTGCTGACAACAACGCCTCTCACAATAAACAGATCGACGTTGTAATAG GTAAATTCagcgaaaaaaagttttttgatggaGAAAGATATTCCGTCCCATTACCATGGAAACAAGATCATGAACAGATGCCGGACAATTTCCAAAACAGCCGAAATCGGTTAACATCAGTCTTCCGCCGACTTAAGGCTAAGCCCGAGCTTCTGCAACAATACGACGACATCATTAAACAGCAAAAACGTGACGGTATCATCGAGCAGGTGACAGAGCCGCCACCGCCGCCAGGTGAAGTCCATTACTTCCCCCATCATTACGTCTTAAAGGAAGATAAGTCCACAACCAAGGTACGCATTGTTTACGATGGTTCTTCAAATTCTCCGCCACTCAACGATTGCTTGGAAAAGGGTCCTTCTCTTCTTCCTCTACTTATGGACATCCTTATCCGTTTTGGGACCTACAAGGTGGCGATCAACACACCTGATCTTACGCTTCCTATGGTTTGA
- the LOC130621250 gene encoding uncharacterized protein LOC130621250, which yields MNASQFLLAASIIKHLEKYQSADPDFVLAFLENPYVDYSIGGGDTSDQVFTFYQKAKARLKEAGLILRKWRSNSSTLQAQISKFEIEDPAPPDEKNLGITWDTANDEMEIDLSRQKQLAQSDVLLTKRNILKIIALIYDPVGLVSPLVVPFKVFFQKLCTTVNDWDTEVSEKLKDEWNSLIELFSFSLKYRLQRYYFANYPLSDLKDITLHGFCDASKRSYAAVVYIIGTLSSGRSVGRIVCSKTKVSLLNELSISRLELLSCLLLSSLIACISQSLGSVVPAALKFCWSDSIDVLCWVRNNNSSKQFVKNRVTKIRDLTPPAMWRFCPGKLNPADLPSRGVNKANKNNWFQTWTIGPSFIYPAISYYVE from the coding sequence ATGAACGCTTCACAGTTCCTTTTAGCTGCATCAATTATAAAGCACTTGGAGAAATACCAAAGTGCCGACCCTGACTTTGTGCTAGCTTTCTTAGAAAACCCTTATGTCGACTACAGCATTGGCGGAGGAGATACCAGCGATCAGGTGTTCACATTTTACCAAAAGGCAAAAGCACGGCTTAAGGAAGCTGGTTTAATCTTACGAAAATGGCGTTCTAATAGTTCAACTCTCCAAGCGCAAATCTCCAAATTCGAAATCGAGGATCCAGCTCCTCCCGATGAGAAAAACTTGGGCATCACATGGGATACGGCCAATGACGAAATGGAAATAGACCTGTCAAGACAAAAACAGTTAGCTCAATCCGACGTCCTTCTAACTAAACGCAACATCCTAAAAATCATCGCATTGATTTACGACCCAGTCGGTTTGGTTTCGCCCCTCGTTGTACCGTTTAAGGTATTCTTTCAGAAGTTATGCACAACCGTAAACGATTGGGACACTGAGGTTAGTGAGAAATTAAAGGACGAATGGAATTCGTTAATAGAGTTATTTTCATTCTCGTTGAAATATCGATTGCAACGTTATTACTTCGCTAACTATCCTTTAAGTGATTTGAAAGACATCACCCTGCATGGGTTTTGTGATGCAAGTAAAAGATCATACGCTGCTGTTGTCTACATTATTGGAACGTTATCAAGCGGACGCTCTGTTGGACGCATTGTGTGTAGTAAAACAAAAGTATCCCTTCTCAATGAACTATCTATCTCTAGACTGGAGCTTCTCTCATGCTTACTTCTTTCTTCCTTAATTGCGTGCATTAGTCAGTCGTTAGGTAGCGTCGTTCCAGCAGCTTTGAAATTTTGTTGGAGTGACTCAATTGATGTCCTATGTTGGGTTAGAAATAATAATTCTAGTAAGCAATTTGTTAAGAACAGAGTGACAAAAATTAGGGATTTAACGCCTCCAGCTATGTGGAGATTTTGTCCTGGAAAGTTGAATCCTGCTGATTTACCATCTCGTGGTGTAAACAAAGCGAATAAAAACAATTGGTTTCAAACATGGACTATCGGACCTAGTTTTATATATCCCGCTATTAGTTATTATGTTGAGTGA
- the LOC130621252 gene encoding uncharacterized protein LOC130621252 produces MSSVKPLGADDRMVYKTAYFANKVSTIINANYINDAVNLSSQQIINGINQCISEGSGWTIESVDAHYFNLIKYNPLSGSSYIELPEELRNSKKGLINIKNIDNECFRWCHIRHLNPQKKNQQRIKRCDRAYINELNYDNIEFHLTIKEYNRIEKQINIRINVFGYEDKLLYPIYVSKEKYKNSMSLLLITKDENKHYVLIEDFNSFMFNQTKPSNKKHFYFEAISEKIHGCAPENKKSYTEAYQKDVDCGYRYKVVCRYDDKYSKQLKHIEVQMLKEYIDTDIRVRDHCYVTGNYRGSAHKDCNPNHRITDKIPLVFHNLTGYDSHFIMQQIGKIVKKHSYKTKNGEQKEMDIIVILNSMEKYMVFMLSNNLTFIDSFQFISSSLEKLVDNLTEKSFKYTKEEFGKSNRYDLMTKKGVYPSDYMDCLVVVGGP; encoded by the exons atgtcatCTGTCAAACCACTAGGAGCAGATGATAGAATGGTCTATAAAACGGCATATTTTGCCAATAAGGTGTCCACAATAATTAATGCAAATTATATTAATGATGCTGTAAATCTATCATCTCAACAAATAATAAACGGTATCAACCAATGCATTTCTGAAGGATCTGGATGGACTATTGAATCAGTAGATgcacattattttaatttaattaaatataatcCACTAAGTGGATCAAGCTATATAGAACTACCAGAAGAATTAAGAAATAGTAAAAAGGGACtaatcaatataaaaaatatagataatgAATGTTTTAGATGGTGCCATATTAGACATTTGAACCCACAGAAGAAAAATCAACAGCGAATCAAAAGATGTGATAGAGCATACATCAATGAATTGAACTATGATAATATTGAATTTCATTTAACCATTAAAGAATATAACAGGATTGAGAAACAGATCAATATCAGAATAAATGTATTTGGCTATGAGGATAAACTACTATATCCAATATATGtatcaaaagaaaaatataaaaacagtatGTCCCTACTATTGATTACCAAGGATGAAAACAAACATTATGTATTAATAGAGGATTTCAACAGCTTCATGTTTAATCAAACGAAGCCCTCAAATAAAAAACACTTCT ATTTTGAAGCCATTTCGGAGAAGATCCATGGATGCGCACCAGAAAATAAGAAATCATATACTGAGGCATACCAGAAGGATGTAGATTGTGGATATCGATATAAAGTAGTATGTAGATATGATGACAAATATAGCAAACAACTAAAACATATAGAGGTCCAGATgct TAAAGAATATATAGATACAGATATTAGAGTTAGGGATCACTGCTATGTAACAGGTAATTATAGAGGATCAGCACATAAGGATTGTAATCCTAACCATAGAATAACAGACAAAATACCATTGGTTTTCCATAATTTGACAGGATATGATAGTCATTTTATTATGCAACAGATtggtaaaattgttaaaaaacactCCTATAAAACTAAAAATGGAGAACAAAAGGAAATGGATATTATTGTAATTCTAAACAGTATGGAAAAGTACATGGTATTCATGTTGAGTAATAATCTTACATTTATCGATAGTTTTCAATTCATCAGTTCAAGTCTGGAGAAATTGGTAGATAACCTAACAGAAAAGTCCTTCAAATATACAAAAGAAGAATTCGGAAAGAGTAACAGATATGATCTAATGACTAAAAAGGGTGTATATCCTTCTGATTACATGGATTGCTTAGTAGTAGTAGGGGGTCCCTAA
- the LOC130621479 gene encoding fido domain-containing protein DDB_G0283145-like, translating to MDHMEVEQSLEKLIDWYENKAHADEMETGHKFFWNFLRIHPFHDGNGRMARLLFSYHMFWTGTPFAVCITSGKSRSRKHYNAAIKREDLNISNLYTLLTYSKYLAWKNFIDHHKATIEG from the coding sequence ATGGATCACATGGAGGTGGAGCAGAGTCTTGAAAAGCTCATCGACTGGTACGAGAACAAGGCCCACGCTGACGAAATGGAAACAGGCCACAAGTTTTTCTGGAACTTCCTAAGGATCCACCCCTTCCACGACGGCAATGGGAGAATGGCCAGGTTGCTGTTCAGCTATCACATGTTTTGGACAGGCACCCCTTTTGCCGTGTGCATAACAAGCGGAAAGTCAAGATCGAGAAAGCACTACAACGCGGCGATCAAGCGAGAAGACCTTAACATAAGCAATCTGTACACGCTCCTGACCTATTCCAAATACTTGGCCTGGAAAAACTTTATCGACCATCACAAGGCCACGATAGAAGGATAG